Below is a window of Leptospira kanakyensis DNA.
AAAAGATGTTAGAAAATGTGGAAAGAAGATTTGCCCCTTTCAAAGAGGCAATGAGAGAAAGGTTCCGATCCTATGGGGTCAAAGAACCCGATAAGGAAATGATCCTTATCAAAACATTTCTTCATGGTGTCATCATGAGCCAACATTTCAATGATACAACAACTTGTACACCTACGATCATTGAAATGGTTTTAGAAAGATACGATTACAAAAACTAACCGCTTATTCCCCTGCCCCACCCGGAATTTTTAAAATCAAAAGGTTCGTTGTTGCCGTTGCCAGAAGTTTATCTTTTTCTGTTCGCATTTCCCCTACCATGTGAATGGTAGAAAAACCTTTTGCTTCGACAGATGCAGTCACGATGACCTTTTGGTTCACTGCCACTCCTCGAATGTATTGTATATTCATATCAATTGTAGTTGTAGGACGTTTAGCAACAAGGTAACTTAGCGGACCAAAAGCATTATCAAACGCTGCAGCAATCACACCACCTTGCATCATCCCCATCGGATTGGTTTGATCCTCGGAAACGGGAAATGCGACAGTGATACTTTT
It encodes the following:
- a CDS encoding PaaI family thioesterase, coding for CFMQTLTTEETQKILEDMTVNFNHGGRKITVPPPIFLAMKAEILSYTKGKSITVAFPVSEDQTNPMGMMQGGVIAAAFDNAFGPLSYLVAKRPTTTIDMNIQYIRGVAVNQKVIVTASVEAKGFSTIHMVGEMRTEKDKLLATATTNLLILKIPGGAGE